The following are encoded together in the Juglans microcarpa x Juglans regia isolate MS1-56 chromosome 2D, Jm3101_v1.0, whole genome shotgun sequence genome:
- the LOC121249422 gene encoding uncharacterized protein LOC121249422 gives MKAAQIRQKSFADKRRRQLEFEVGDNVFLRIAPMKGVMRFEKNGKLSPRYIGPFEILDQIGLVVYRVALPPTFSGVHNVFHVSMLRKYIHDPTHIIDHEPLQSQEDMTYTEEPVRILDRKEQVLQTRTIPLVKVLWNNHAISEASWEFEEEMRIKYPHLFEENFYRL, from the coding sequence atgaaagcagctcaaatTCGACAAAAGAGTTTTGCAGATAAACGCCGTCGCCAGttagagtttgaggttggagataaCGTATTTTTGAGGATTGCAccaatgaaaggagttatgagattcgAAAAGAATGGTAAGTTgagcccaagatatattggaccgtttgagattcttgatcagATTGGACTAGTGGTGTACAGGGTTGCTCTACCACCGACATTCTCGGGAGTGCATAACGTGTTTCATGTGTCTATGTTGAGAAAGTACATCCATGATCCTACCCACATTATAGATCATGAACCCCTTCAGAGTCAAGAGGATATGACCTACACTGAGGAACCAGTGCGGATTTTGGACAGGAAAGAGCAAGTGTTACAGACTCGAACTATTCCTTTGGTTAAAGTattgtggaataatcatgctatcagCGAAGCATCTTGGGAATTCGAGGAAGAGATGCGAATTAAGTATCCTCACCTGTTTGAAGAGAATTTTTATAGATTGTag